A stretch of the Prochlorococcus marinus str. MIT 0918 genome encodes the following:
- a CDS encoding class II fumarate hydratase, with protein sequence MTTSYREEHDSIGTVKVPSSALWGAQTQRSLINFAIGEDKIPLKLIYALVIIKKSAAIVNCELEVLSKSHKDLIIHACTKILKGLHDDQFPLSVWQTGSGTQTNMNINEVISNLASIESSNPLGSHQPLHPNDHINLSQSTNDVFPAAIQIATSQEICCTLLPEIDLVINTFEKKINDWDQIVKTGRTHLQDAVPLTLGQEASAWKEQLLTARNRLKKSIDELLQLPLGGTAIGTGLNAPSKFDKKIALEIATSTNLPFTTAKNKFAIMASHDGLVQVMSQLKMLAISLLKIVNDLRLLSCGPRAGLGELLLPANEPGSSIMPGKINPTQCEAMAMVCTQVIALDYGVTMAGSGGHLQMNAYKPLIGFNLLKSIDLLTSACKSSRLFMLEGLEPNLKNINNNLQKSLMLVTSLAPTIGYEKASEIAQYAHTNNLTLKEAATILDYVGADVFDQIVDPKKMTGLNI encoded by the coding sequence ATGACTACATCATATCGAGAAGAACATGACAGCATTGGGACAGTAAAAGTACCATCTAGTGCCCTCTGGGGTGCTCAAACACAAAGATCCCTGATCAATTTTGCAATTGGAGAAGATAAAATTCCTTTAAAACTTATCTATGCATTAGTAATTATTAAGAAATCTGCAGCCATAGTTAACTGTGAATTAGAAGTATTATCGAAGAGTCACAAAGATCTAATCATTCATGCCTGCACTAAAATTCTTAAAGGTCTCCATGATGATCAATTTCCATTAAGTGTGTGGCAAACAGGTAGTGGCACTCAAACTAATATGAATATCAATGAGGTGATTAGTAATTTAGCATCAATAGAAAGTAGCAATCCTTTAGGGAGTCATCAACCTTTACACCCCAATGATCATATCAACCTCTCTCAATCAACAAATGATGTTTTTCCAGCAGCAATACAAATAGCTACATCCCAAGAAATTTGCTGTACTCTCTTACCTGAGATTGATCTCGTAATTAATACTTTCGAAAAAAAGATAAATGATTGGGATCAAATTGTAAAAACTGGCCGTACTCACCTTCAAGATGCAGTCCCACTTACTCTTGGCCAAGAAGCATCAGCATGGAAAGAGCAGCTTCTTACTGCTCGAAATCGACTGAAGAAAAGTATAGATGAACTATTGCAACTCCCCCTAGGTGGCACTGCAATAGGCACAGGGCTAAACGCTCCTTCTAAATTCGATAAAAAGATAGCACTTGAAATTGCCACTTCAACTAATCTTCCTTTCACTACGGCAAAAAATAAATTTGCCATCATGGCAAGTCATGATGGTCTGGTTCAGGTAATGTCTCAACTCAAAATGTTAGCTATTTCGCTCTTAAAAATAGTTAATGATCTTCGACTTTTATCATGTGGTCCACGAGCTGGCTTAGGAGAATTATTATTACCGGCCAATGAACCTGGGAGTTCAATAATGCCAGGTAAAATCAATCCAACACAATGCGAAGCCATGGCAATGGTTTGCACTCAAGTAATTGCACTTGACTATGGTGTGACAATGGCTGGAAGTGGCGGACATTTACAGATGAATGCCTACAAACCTCTAATCGGCTTTAATCTTCTAAAAAGCATTGATTTACTTACTAGCGCATGTAAAAGCTCAAGATTATTTATGCTAGAAGGTCTTGAACCTAATCTTAAGAATATAAACAATAATCTTCAGAAATCTTTAATGCTTGTTACTAGTTTAGCTCCAACAATCGGTTATGAAAAAGCTTCTGAAATTGCTCAATATGCTCACACAAATAACCTCACCCTTAAGGAAGCCGCAACTATCTTAGATTATGTAGGTGCAGATGTCTTTGATCAAATTGTTGACCCTAAAAAGATGACTGGATTAAATATCTAA